From Triticum urartu cultivar G1812 chromosome 2, Tu2.1, whole genome shotgun sequence, a single genomic window includes:
- the LOC125539674 gene encoding uncharacterized protein At4g15970-like isoform X1 — MAKPPRHTLTMPSAHPRGIPKRALPRLGAALFFVTLVGVALPLAVLHRAAVSRHPLEDPWGRYPLPSLAADDEESAQGDDLDSEDLKLDRVLQKASMRDNTVILTTLNAAWASPGSVIDLFVDSFRSGVRTSSLLNHLVIIAFDGDAYRQCVKIHHYCFALGTEGVDFSEEKRFLTSGYLEMMWKRLDFLRLVLEKGYSFIFSDADIMWFRNPFPHFYPNGDLQIACDHYVGNATDLRNIANGGFNYVKSNERTIEFYSFWYSSRLRYPGYHDQDVFNAIKHDPYVADIGLEIKFLSTAYFGGFCEPSRDLNKVCTMHTNCCIGLRSKIHDLRIMMEDWRNYLSLPPSLKRLLTLSWRVPQNCSLSSLN; from the exons ATGGCGAAACCTCCGCGCCACACCCTGACCATGCCGTCCGCCCACCCTCGCGGGATCCCGAAACGCGCGCTCCCGCGACTCGGTGCGGCGCTCTTTTTTGTAACCCTCGTCGGCGTCGCCCTGCCCTTGGCCGTGCTGCACCGTGCCGCCGTCTCGCGGCACCCGCTGGAGGACCCGTGGGGGCGGTACCCGCTTCCCTCGCTCGCCGCAGACGACGAGGAGAGCGCCCAAGGTGATGATCTG GACAGTGAGGATCTCAAActtgaccgagttttgcagaAGGCTTCAATGAGGGACAACACAGTTATATTGACTACACTTAATGCTGCATGGGCTTCTCCTGGCTCGGTGATAGATCTATTTGTTGATAGTTTTCGCTCTGGTGTTAGAACAAGTTCACTCTTGAACCATCTAGTCATTATAGCATTTGATGGGGATGCGTACAGACAATGTGTCAAGATCCACCACTATTGCTTTGCTCTTGGAACTGAAGGTGTGGATTTTTCTGAAGAGAAGAGGTTCTTGACTTCTGGGTATCTGGAGATGATGTGGAAACGACTAGATTTCTTGCGGCTGGTTCTTGAAAAGGGCTACAGCTTCATATTCTCG gATGCAGACATAATGTGGTTTCGCAATCCATTTCCTCACTTCTATCCTAATGGTGACCTTCAGATTGCTTGCGACCACTATGTTGGGAATGCAACAGACTTGAGAAACATTGCTAATGGAGGCTTCAATTATGTGAAATCGAATGAACGGACCATAGAGTTCTACAGTTTCTGGTACTCATCACGATTGAGATATCCTGGCTACCATGATCAGGATGTCTTCAATGCTATTAAGCATGATCCATATGTCGCAGACATTGGGCTGGAAATTAAGTTTTTAAGTACAGCATACTTTGGCGGATTTTGTGAACCAAGCAGAGATTTAAATAAGGTCTGCACTATGCACACTAACTGTTGCATCGGTTTGCGGAGCAAGAttcatgatctgaggattatgaTGGAAGATTGGAGGAACTATTTGTCACTGCCTCCAAGCTTGAAAAGATTGTTGACATTGTCCTGGAGGGTGCCACAAAATTGCAG CCTTTCTTCGCTAAACTAA
- the LOC125539674 gene encoding uncharacterized protein At4g15970-like isoform X2, which yields MAKPPRHTLTMPSAHPRGIPKRALPRLGAALFFVTLVGVALPLAVLHRAAVSRHPLEDPWGRYPLPSLAADDEESAQGDDLKASMRDNTVILTTLNAAWASPGSVIDLFVDSFRSGVRTSSLLNHLVIIAFDGDAYRQCVKIHHYCFALGTEGVDFSEEKRFLTSGYLEMMWKRLDFLRLVLEKGYSFIFSDADIMWFRNPFPHFYPNGDLQIACDHYVGNATDLRNIANGGFNYVKSNERTIEFYSFWYSSRLRYPGYHDQDVFNAIKHDPYVADIGLEIKFLSTAYFGGFCEPSRDLNKVCTMHTNCCIGLRSKIHDLRIMMEDWRNYLSLPPSLKRLLTLSWRVPQNCSLSSLN from the exons ATGGCGAAACCTCCGCGCCACACCCTGACCATGCCGTCCGCCCACCCTCGCGGGATCCCGAAACGCGCGCTCCCGCGACTCGGTGCGGCGCTCTTTTTTGTAACCCTCGTCGGCGTCGCCCTGCCCTTGGCCGTGCTGCACCGTGCCGCCGTCTCGCGGCACCCGCTGGAGGACCCGTGGGGGCGGTACCCGCTTCCCTCGCTCGCCGCAGACGACGAGGAGAGCGCCCAAGGTGATGATCTG aAGGCTTCAATGAGGGACAACACAGTTATATTGACTACACTTAATGCTGCATGGGCTTCTCCTGGCTCGGTGATAGATCTATTTGTTGATAGTTTTCGCTCTGGTGTTAGAACAAGTTCACTCTTGAACCATCTAGTCATTATAGCATTTGATGGGGATGCGTACAGACAATGTGTCAAGATCCACCACTATTGCTTTGCTCTTGGAACTGAAGGTGTGGATTTTTCTGAAGAGAAGAGGTTCTTGACTTCTGGGTATCTGGAGATGATGTGGAAACGACTAGATTTCTTGCGGCTGGTTCTTGAAAAGGGCTACAGCTTCATATTCTCG gATGCAGACATAATGTGGTTTCGCAATCCATTTCCTCACTTCTATCCTAATGGTGACCTTCAGATTGCTTGCGACCACTATGTTGGGAATGCAACAGACTTGAGAAACATTGCTAATGGAGGCTTCAATTATGTGAAATCGAATGAACGGACCATAGAGTTCTACAGTTTCTGGTACTCATCACGATTGAGATATCCTGGCTACCATGATCAGGATGTCTTCAATGCTATTAAGCATGATCCATATGTCGCAGACATTGGGCTGGAAATTAAGTTTTTAAGTACAGCATACTTTGGCGGATTTTGTGAACCAAGCAGAGATTTAAATAAGGTCTGCACTATGCACACTAACTGTTGCATCGGTTTGCGGAGCAAGAttcatgatctgaggattatgaTGGAAGATTGGAGGAACTATTTGTCACTGCCTCCAAGCTTGAAAAGATTGTTGACATTGTCCTGGAGGGTGCCACAAAATTGCAG CCTTTCTTCGCTAAACTAA
- the LOC125539673 gene encoding protein NUCLEOLAR COMPLEX ASSOCIATED 4: MAKSSSATATATASGTKKRKSKSGALTHEEVKALGLELLSSRAHLNHAPTLLALLSPTALLSIALEALISLQSFFEPLLPSIPSASAAAAAAGGASDDPELVFGAWLRQRFEEFVAALVELSVSPDSDEAIREVALDAFMDFVKLGKDGSFHSAIYHKFLHAVVHATNSIDDVLELLGSKYSKYADVCFFTYTSLDKIANSLGSQTTGSGKDVLQNGDDGAEDRSAICVRNVYNILVHVPALDFKKESKFDMWSTVGLSSKGEKDTSEGSSATRISKKLKLKFTKAWLAFLKLPLPLDVYKEVLATLHQNVIPSMSNPAILCDFLTTSYDIGGVISVMALSGLFILMTQHQLEYPKFYDKLYALLTPAVFMAKHRSVFLQLLDACLKSSYLQAYLVASFAKRLSRLALSVPPAGALIIIALIHNLLRRHPSINFLVHWEVAQDDGEASLPKKIGADPFNNEETDPAKSGAMRSSLWEIDTLRHHYTPAVSRFVASLETDLTVRAKTMEMKITDFSSGSYATVFRDEARRRIKQVPLAFYRSTPTSLFQESDFPGWTFGCQSNSGAQASVEGNAVHTLETGDASPAKRSRV, from the exons ATGGCGAAATCATCGTcagcgacggcgacggcgacggcgtcgggcACTAAGAAGCGGAAGTCTAAATCCGGGGCCCTCACCCACGAGGAGGTGAAGGCGCTCGGCCTCGAGCTCCTCTCCTCGCGCGCCCACCTCAACCACGCCCCCACCCTCCTCGCGCTCCTCTCCCCCACCGCGCTGCTCAGCATCGCCCTCGAGGCGCTCATCTCGCTCCAGTCCTTCTTCGAGCCCCTGCTCCCCTCCATCCCCTCCGCCTcggccgcagccgccgccgcagGAGGTGCGAGCGACGACCCCGAGCTCGTGTTTGGGGCGTGGCTGCGGCAGCGCTTCGAGGAGTTCGTTGCCGCGCTCGTGGAGCTCAGCGTGTCGCCGGATAGCGACGAGGCGATCAGG GAAGTGGCGCTTGATGCGTTCATGGATTTCGTGAAGCTGGGGAAGGACGGGAGCTTCCACTCGGCAATTTACCACAAATTTCTCCACGCTGTG GTTCATGCTACGAATTCGATTGATGATGTTCTAGAGTTGCTTGGGTCCAAGTACTCTAAGTATGCTGACGTTTG TTTTTTTACTTATACTAGCTTAGATAAGATCGCCAACAGTCTGGGCAGTCAAACCACTG GCTCTGGAAAAGATGTCTTGCAGAATGGGGATGACGGGGCTGAAGACAG GAGCGCTATCTGTGTACGCAATGTATACAATATTTTGGTGCATGTTCCTGCATTGGATTTTAAGAAGGAATCAAAGTTCGATATGTGGAGTACTGTTG GCCTTTCTTCAAAAGGAGAGAAGGACACCTCTGAG GGCTCTTCTGCTACGCGTATAAGCAAAAAGCTAAAATTGAAGTTCACCAAAGCATGGTTGGCCTTTCTCAAGCTACCACTTCCACTTGATGTCTACAAGGAG GTCCTTGCTACACTTCATCAGAATGTTATTCCTTCAATGTCAAACCCAGCCATCTTGTG TGATTTCTTGACTACATCATACGACATTGGCGGTGTTATCAGTGTGATGGCCTTAAGTGGTCTATTCATCCTTATGACACAGCATCAGCTTGAATATCCAAAATTCTATGATAAGCTCTATGCATTACTGACTCCTGCTGTGTTCATGGCAAAACATCGGTCAGTGTTCTTGCAA CTTCTGGATGCTTGTCTGAAATCTTCGTATCTTCAAGCATATCTTGTCGCTTCATTTGCAAAACGATTGAGTAGACTCGCCCTTTCAGTGCCACCAGCTGGAGCTCTTATCATCATTGCTTTAATTCATAATCTGCTGCGGAGGCACCCATCAATTAATTTTTTGGTTCATTGG GAAGTTGCTCAGGATGATGGAGAAGCTAGTTTACCTAAGAAGATTGGCGCTGATCCTTTTAACAATGAAGAGACAGACCCTGCAAAGTCTGGCGCAATGC GAAGTTCTTTGTGGGAAATAGACACGCTGCGCCATCACTACACTCCTGCAGTTTCAAG ATTTGTTGCGTCGCTTGAAACTGATCTCACTGTTCGGGCCAAAACAATGGAGATGAAGATCACAGACTTTAGTTCAGGCTCCTATGCAACAGTTTTCCGAGATGAG GCCCGGCGGCGGATAAAACAAGTCCCACTTGCGTTCTACAGAAGTACGCCAACATCTTTATTTCAAGAGTCAGATTTTCCTGGATGGACCTTTGGGTGCCAGTCGAATAGCGGGGCGCAAGCTAGCGTAGAAGGAAATGCGGTCCACACACTAGAAACCGGTGATGCCTCACCTGCTAAAAGGTCACGTGTGTAG